The Pan paniscus chromosome 3, NHGRI_mPanPan1-v2.0_pri, whole genome shotgun sequence genome includes a window with the following:
- the HMGB2 gene encoding high mobility group protein B2 has product MGKGDPNKPRGKMSSYAFFVQTCREEHKKKHPDSSVNFAEFSKKCSERWKTMSAKEKSKFEDMAKSDKARYDREMKNYVPPKGDKKGKKKDPNAPKRPPSAFFLFCSEHRPKIKSEHPGLSIGDTAKKLGEMWSEQSAKDKQPYEQKAAKLKEKYEKDIAAYRAKGKSEAGKKGPGRPTGSKKKNEPEDEEEEEEEEDEDEEEEDEDEE; this is encoded by the exons ATGGGTAAAGGAGACCCCAACAAGCCGCGGGGCAAAATGTCCTCGTACGCCTTCTTCGTGCAGACCTGCCGGGAAGAGCACAAGAAGAAACACCCGGACTCTTCCGTCAATTTCGCGGAATTCTCCAAGAAGTGTTCGGAGAGatggaag ACCATGTCTGCAAAGGAGAAGTCGAAGTTTGAAGATATGGCAAAAAGTGACAAAGCTCGCTATGACAGGGAGATGAAAAATTACGTTCCTCCCAAAGGTgataagaaagggaagaaaaaggacCCCAATGCTCCTAAAAGGCCACC ATCTGCCTTCTTCCTGTTTTGCTCTGAACATCGCCCAAAGATCAAAAGTGAACACCCTGGCCTATCCATTGGGGATACTGCAAAGAAATTGGGTGAAATGTGGTCTGAGCAGTCAGCCAAAGATAAACAACCATATGAACAGAAAGCAGCTAAGCTAAAGGAGaaatatgaaaag GATATTGCTGCATATCGTGCCAAGGGCAAAAGTGAAGCAGGAAAGAAGGGCCCTGGCAGGCCAACAGGCTCAAAGAAGAAGAACGAACcagaagatgaggaggaggaggaggaagaagaagatgaagatgaggaggaagaggatgaagatGAAGAATAA